From the genome of Aspergillus oryzae RIB40 DNA, chromosome 4:
ACTCCGTTAAAGTTTACTTAGGGTTACGTGTAGCAGTCTGAAACTCGGAGAAGATCCCGTGTCCAGtagagagggaaggaaatTTCTCCGTCGAAAATAGGGCAAGCCACCAGAAGGTTAAGAGCCAACTGTTTGGTCCCTTCATTTATCGTAAGCGGCTCTTCAGATACACGAGCTCCACAGGACCCACTGTTTTAAGCTCATTTTTACCCCTTTTATACATTCCACAGCCAACACTGGCCATGTTCCACGTTTCCAGAACCGCAGCGCACATTCTGACCATtaccattgaagaagagtcTCTGGGTGTTTCGGAttttaacttttttttaCCGTTTTGGTTCCTTAAACGCTGGAGAGCTTCGCATGGACCCTGTTTAAAACTTCCTGTTCTCTTAGAGATCAGATCATCTGAAATGGACCCAATGGGTACCAGAAGATCATTACCTATTCATCCACGGAGTTTTATAGCCCTTTATTGTCTATATAACTATTGAATCCCGAATGACAAGCTATATAAGCCATGGGGTGGCCCATGGATAGCTCCTCATACCAAACACAACTCTGCCAACTACCAACTCCACACATTCATTCCAACCGTTTACTCTTTCGCTCCTTCTATCCAACCAAGTATTCACAATGAAGCTTTCCCTGaaccttctgctccttccCATGGCTCTCGGTGCCGCCATTGGCATCCGTGATGAGGGCCGCCGCGGCAACTACTCTGTTCCAGGCCTGGGCGAGCGCAAGCAGGCCATCGTCAGCGCTGGTGGTAACACCATGGACCTGGCCATTGCCATGTTGGAGAAGTAGGTTCTATTCTGTGATCTTTTTGAATGAGACATCAAAAATTATACTGATCCGCAAACGTTAAAGCGACAATATGGACCCCAGCACCTACCCCTACGGTAAGACCATATCCAGCTGAATCGCTTCTCATAAGCCAGATAATCTAACAGGAAACAGGTGACGGCAAGACCGGTGATGCCACCAACTTCGGTATCTTCAAGCAGAATTGGATGATGCTGCGCACTTCCGCCACTGAGTTCCTCGGTCAGAAGACTGAGGATGTCAAGAATGGCGAGGTCCTGAAGTAAGACACTTTACTCCGTAATTCCCGCAACAGGATCTGACATATCTGCAGCACCAACCTCgaaaaggatatcaaggccCGCCACGACGGCGAGAAGAAGTACGGTTTCGATGTCTGGTACGCTGGTCACCGCAACGGCGCGTCCGGCCTCGAAAACCCCAACACCCAGGATATCAACAGTATGTTTCCCGGAAAATGGCATTTATCGCTATGCTAACTGGATGGATAGACTACAAGAGCGCCGTCAAGTGGATCAAGTCTCAGATCGAGAGTGACAAGAAGTACCAGAGCGACGACACCCGTTTCTGGGTTGATGTCGTTGCCATCTAAACTGTTCATCGACATGGTGGCTGTTCGCTAGGGAGACAAGACATGTGGCGGTTGTGTATTCGGCAGACTTCAttctttttctatatttAGACTCCGGGACTGGTTCCCTGTCGCTCCTTTAGATTACTTTCTCCAATAGACCTTGCATATTTACCTATTCTTCAATAATTTGTCTGTCTGGAGATTAGTCAAATGGCTCCAGATGTATCGATCGGGCGCTAAACTACTTCGGGAGCCCGACATACACTAATAATTCTCGCGACTTAGCCGGGTTAGATAGACATTCAATGATTGCGAAATACTTTGAAAGCTTCATCTTAGATCACCTCTTCGCCATACTTCTTATGACCCAAGGCACCCCATCACACATCAAAGCAAGATGGCGACCTTGACTCCCGTCCCTGTGACACTTCCCCAAGACAAAGTCCCGACTAAACAAAACGTCAGGGACATCATCGGCATATTTCTGACGAACGAATGGCCATCTGTGGATCCAGAGACCTTGACCGTGTCATACCATGCATCGTTTGCCAACGCCCACTGTTCCGTGGAGCGACCGAGGCCCACAGCTGGCACACCTACCGAGCCCTTGAAGGTGTTCATCAAATTACATACTGACAACGGGGGGAGCCTCAAAATCTTCGAGCCTCTGGCACCAACGAAGCATGAGGAAGCACTTCTATGCTATGAGTACGGTCGAACCGGACTGGGAGCCAAAGTCTACGGATTCTTCAAGACACAGGATGGCATACTCGGGAGAATCGATGAGTTCCTGGATGCACGTAACTTGGAGccggaggatgttgaggatTCGGTTATCAG
Proteins encoded in this window:
- a CDS encoding glycoside hydrolase family 134 protein (predicted protein), which encodes MDPSTYPYGDGKTGDATNFGIFKQNWMMLRTSATEFLGQKTEDVKNGEVLNTNLEKDIKARHDGEKKYGFDVWYAGHRNGASGLENPNTQDINNYKSAVKWIKSQIESDKKYQSDDTRFWVDVVAI